Part of the Gouania willdenowi unplaced genomic scaffold, fGouWil2.1 scaffold_269_arrow_ctg1, whole genome shotgun sequence genome, aggttgtgtcatcacagaggtgggcggggcttctctggcagcagctttgagctcctACTCTtccagtgtgagagagctggacctgagctacaaccatccaggagactcagcagtgaagctgctctctcagagactgaacactctgaggtgagacacatcacagcagctcatcacatgttcacatcaatccccatcacatgtgtgacagagagctgtatcagaggaatgtgatgaaggtgtgagaggtgggacactaaaggaggaggactgggacaggttagagggatgaaggacagagataagaaggtagtgaggagtgaggagaggctgatggagaactatgaggagctgatgaaggaatgagagagaagatcagaggaggaggaaccaatcagtgaggattgtgttcatacataaatatataaatatatcttatgaaattacattttaatattttctctgACACAAGTTATCAAGTCAAAAAATGAGGAATGAaccaaaatgtgaattattgaccaaaaactgaaataaatcattGCATTTCTAGCTCTGAATGTTAataaccactaaaattaaaacattgcaattgtattaATTAATACCAATCTATGATAAAACCACaggctgtcaaaggtcaaactacaagaagtgcaatcgtatttttttaagacagcaatacATCATTCTTCCTGAGCCAAGGAAGGGAGAAAGACGTGTTTTCAGAGCTCTCTCCGGGAAAGCTATACTCCCGTCTGATAACGCGACCTTGACTACCAGCGAGCAGCGACCAGCTGCATCTGAAGAGAGAAAACTGGGCCCAGACATGCCACCAAAAATGGAAGAGAACTTTAAGCTATTCAAAGAAGagcttaaagaaatgattaaggaGATGAAACAGGAGATGAGACAGGATCTCATGTCCTTAAGACAAGAACTATCTACGAAGATGGAGAACATGACGAATGCCTtggagaaatcattgaaaatactggagaatgatgtcaaggtactgaaagaagaaaatgtaaagaatgcagaaaagataaaaacattggatgcgagggttgaagaactggaaagaaaagaaagagaaaaggatgtcatcatcacgggcCTAAAGATAAGGCCAAGGAGCTACGCCAGTGCAACAAGACAAACAGAGGATCTGACCAGCGAAGACGAAAAATcgattgaagaacaggtgattgattacctggactcgaaaggcattgaagtgaacccagacaacatcaactactgccagctgctgccaaaacgcaaagacaccagagatgtgaaaattacattcaccaacgtgaaatataaagctgaaataatgaaacaaggaAGAAAACTGGCCGGaacgatggtgtttatgaacgagaacctgacgaagcagaatgcaagtatcgcatggaaagcacgccaactgaagaaaggaggaaaaattgtgaaaaactggaccagaggctgcaggatttacatcacacctccaggaggagaaaatggaaaacccgttctagtccaaaggatggaagacctggaaaaatacgaatgaggtGCCTAAAAGTCAAGAACACTGATAAAGGTCATGGATATGGACAGAATCACTAAAAATCATCcgcaacatcatcaacatcaacaacgggagattaatcaagtagacgaagtggacccaaacaacttttcacactggaaacaatacacgaactgccattactacacagagaatgacttcaaagtggaaaataagaacgaaaaaggtctgtcacttgttcactgtaattgtcgcagtatgtatgcaaattttgaagacattaaggattacatctctacattgtataggtttgacataatagcactatcagaaacttggatgaatgaaaaaaaaggcatggattttatgataaaaggatataaatttgtctataagaacagattacataagccaggaggaggggtagcactattcataaaagaaaatatagatatGGAGATAATAGAGTCTTTGAGTTTAACTGTGGAAGAAGTaatggaatgtataacagtgaaaattacaagtccagagggacgtaagataataatctgctgtttgtattgtgcacctgactgtaaaatagacatatttaatgagaaactaaccaaaatgatagaagaaattaaaaataagagattactgatatgtggagacttcaatataaacattttaaatcctttaaaaaatacacacattgaagactttgccaattgcatgtacacaaatggattaaaacctctcataacgcaaccaaccagaattaataaacacagctcaacactgatagataacatcttcacaaacatacaaaacacagatgtaaagagtggtatattaataaatgacatctctgatcatttaccaatatttatgatactaaacgcaaaagagaagaagaaccgtgaaaatcataacacacagacatacaggagactggaaggagaaaaacaattagaaaactttaaacaacagataaaaagacagACGTGGGAAAGTGTCTTCAAGGAAGAAGACgtgaacgtagcatatgacacatttacagacacaataacgacaatatacgataaatgctgccctttgaaacaaataacaaccaaaagtaaaataaacaatgtaccatggattaataagaaaatagccaacgtatgcaaaaagaaaaacatactatataaaaaatatataacagaaaaaacattaaaagcagaaatacgttataaaaaatacagaaacaaagttaataatttacttagagaaaaaaaaagggaatattatgaaaaacaattaaaagagaataaaaacaaaaacaaaaaaattgtggaaaataataaataacataacaaaaaaaaatgcagaccattttataataaacaatgtaaaagaacacaataaaaacataatagcacaagaactcaacagttttttcataaatactggaaaagacatagagaaagagataaataaacacccaacacttaaatggaaccattttgacaatgagaagaaagacattgataagtatcTTGTActcgaagaagtaacagaagcagaggtggacagaataatcactaccagtacctcaaaaaaatccagagacgttaataatctaactgagtctaataaaaaccataacagctgaaataaccccgccactaacatatataagtaatctatcattcaagaatggggtattcccagaaaaaatgaaaattgcaaaaatcagaccgatttacaagggtggagaaaaatgtaatttcactaattatcgacctatatcaatattaccacaactgtcaaaaattctggaaaaactgttcatgaacagactcgacaaatttatagaagacaataatatactacatgaaggacaatatggatttagaaaaggacgttcaacagcaatggctataattgacatcacggagaatataagagaagcattagaaaaaaaactatttgtatttggaatttttctggacctaaaaaaagcctttgacacaattaatcatgatattctagaagaaaaacttcaaaattacggaataaagcgcaacgccttaaaatggattaaaagctatatgacaaatagaagacaatatgttgactttgaagaacatacatcaaaatgccaaaccatacaatgtggtgttccacagggttcaattttggggccaaaactgttcattctatacataaacgacattttcaaagtcactaattgcctaaaactaacattgtttgcagatgacacaaccatcctatgctcaggtaaagacattaacactctaatagagtcaacaaatgaagaactattaaaaattcaaacatggttagatgtaaataaactatccctaaacgtcagtaaaacaaaattcattaactttggaaagagaaaaaaaacaggagatataagactgaaactaaacaaggaaataatagaacaagtaaaagaatatagggtatgttaggtctaaatacgttaagaccgttgctaaaatgtgaatgttgggtctaaatacgttaagaccgttgcaatcacaactcagggagaaaaacactatctgacttaaaaggcgaccagaggcagagaggtgcgagctgcagctcggagaaaaacccaacaaaaagagacacaaaagtccgatataagttggattgctctgatggtgatgcctcagaaccaggtatttattatagaaaacatagaccacacccagagggctgtgcaacagcgctctgggtgcaggcttaataccatatatggtaacacgaaaactttgggggagaaaaaggctcatatgtccatgcagtgggtcacatacccccacactggcccaaactagtttaaaccagctatggtggacaatggatatgttttgcaaacacacacacacacacacacacacacacacacacacacacacacacacacacacacacacacacacacacacacacacacacacacacacacacacacagttaatcatggataatttcatattctaactatcgtttaatcatttaactataactaataaagtaataaaaaccacacagactataacatatcttacatatCCGCCCTGTTGTGGGTTTGGAAAACATCAAGCAGACGGGCGTCTTCACAGGTTTACCCGGTGCCATCATAGGACCAAAACAACAGGGATGACCACCGTGAGGTGGGGCGAAAACCCGACAGCTAGTACGGGAAAAATTCCCCACCGTCCCCCCCTGCTGGGGCGAACATCGATTCTGATCCACGGTGATCTGGAGACAGTTCAGGGTGTATGTACAACTGATGACCCAAAACCATGGTGTTGAAGATAGGGCTTtaggtctcagtgtgtgtttggagttggTAAGGGAGGGTCAGAGGTTACCAGCACATAACCCTCCAGTAGCAGTGAACCTTTACCGCTCACTGTGATGATGGGAAGGTGTGGCAGGGTCTTAGTCCATCAATGGGGCAGATGGGGAGAGACCCATAACATGGAGTTGGTACTCTGGGGAAGCCTGGACCTGCATAGCACCGATGATCATGTTGTCTATGCCTTTCTTCACACAGGGGACGATGCAACAGCAGGCAAGACCAACGaccagcagcacagccagaagagggagacccagacgtagcaggaattggaaccaggagccttggaacagccagtcccacccggatgaatggacattggactcgtcagctgacatggcaccttccaggttgcggagtgtttgcagggcgtcttcgatggactccgaggagttattaggtatgtatgtacagcaggtagcacccaccatagcacacacaccacctgtggAAGCTAAAATCGTATCTAAAGCCATACGGTTCTGAATAGCCATTTGCGCGGTGGCCGCTGTtctagcattcattttgttattaACAGCTAAAGATGCATTAAGAAGCATGTGAAAGCGGTATTGAAGGGTCTCTACCATAAGGGAATTCTTACCCACGCCTATATTAGGGAAAAGAGCATGAACGACTTTTTGACTAGTTGACCAATATCTATGTTCGGGAGGGACATCTGAGCCCCATATTGCATCATGAGGTGTGAAGGTTATAATCTCACGACGAGAACGACTAGGCATTGTCATATGAACTATGAAAGACCCATCTGTGACTGCTACTGGTACACAAACGGCTGACATATTAATTGGAGGGGAAGGATAAACTTTATCACCGCACTTCAACCAAACACCGTCTCTAGCAAACATTGGGACAACCGTACTGACGTTCCGAACGGTAGCACAATGGTTTATGTCTACCGATGGTAGACCTTTGGTGTTAGTTGGTGGACCATTAAATCGTACGCATAAAGGATAGCAGTGAGTATAATTACCACAAGGGACATCATTCGTGTTTAGGTGTTTAGCAGCCTGACCTAGGGGTTCGAGGGTCTTTAGCACTGGTAGAACAGGAGGGCACGGGGTCGCggacttattttgtaaacattctaGTACTTTCTTTGAGTCAGGGACTGGAAGGGACGCAGACAACAAAGTTGGGGATTTTACAGCATGCGGCAGATGTGAGCAAACATAGCAACTATCATTAGTTACTGTTCGTGCAGATAGTTCTACCATACGGTACCAAGAATTAGCGCGCAGACGATGATGGACGTGATTATTCTGTTCAGACAGTAATGCGAGTAACGAGTCAGGTTCTTCTGTTGGCATAGGTTTTGCATTTATAACTCGTATATTCTGTCTAACCTCAGGTGTTAACACTATGTCCATGCGTGGTTTAACTACAATGGGAGTGGCCGGAGGTGTAATACAAATATCCACCCAAAAGATGGGATCTGTCCCTTGTACGTCAGGGCCGAATCCCATAAGCAAACAAGACGGAGGTACCGCGGTGGTGTTAACGGTTAGGAGTaggattttttgtttctgaaCAATTGTTTTTCGCAATGACAGATATGCCGCTGTAACGGTACGTGTAGATGGTGTGAGGGGCCAGGTAATAGGGGTGTAGCTTGTATGGAGGAGTACCTCAGACCAACCATGAGTAGACCATGATTGGTCTGCTCCCCGGACTTGCATGTACCATTCATAATTTACATAGTCCTTACCATGTTTCCATGGTGTGTAGCCTTTATTAGCCAGAGCCTCTAGTGGAATTGTAACGTCACTTAAAATGTCCGGTATTTGTGGTATGCACATAACGAGGTTAAAGCCCCCGGGGCATCTACCTATGTAATCATACCAAGGTGAGCTTAGAGCCCCTGCTAGCACTTCCTGGGATcccacgaggaggaggaggaacaacaGATCCATCTCTGTGTTACTAGGGTGTATCACCTGCTGTGGTGGGTTTCTGTACCTTTTTCCCGTGTGATTGGTGTATCCACGTCTGTCTTTCAGCTATCTTAAATGCAGTTGGTGTGGTTAGCAGAACTGTGTAAGGGCCGTCCCACCGTGGAGTACAccagtgttttctcttaatCACCTTGATGAGGACCCAATCACCAGGACGAAGGGGATCTGAAACAGGTAAAGAGAGACTAGGCAGTGTATTAGCTTCAACAATTTCAGCATCTGTGAATTTTACCCCGAGGGGGCCTAACATTACCCTGAGGATTATGACGACAACAGATGATACACTGAcgacaaaagtttttaaaatgggtttggagtcctagtggtatatgaaatgactgtttgactATATCTACCATCCCTCCTGTTGAGACATGGGCCAACCCATGGCTCATTCTAGCAACGACGTCAAACATACATCTAGGCAAACACGGCTTGtcatttaacataaatactccagagtcatttttaacagcaccttcagtcacccattttgttttatgtgaatCCAAACCATCCCTGCGCTGTACTATGAAAAggaatggagaaaaatgcattacttaAATCAATTACAGTGAACCATTTTTGATGAGGTTGTAATTCATTTAACAATGTGTGTGGGCCTGGTACATTTGGAGCTCGTGATTTAACAGCCTGATTTACTGCTCTTAAATCATGTACCATCCTCCAGCCCCCCTGTGGCTTTTTTACAGGGAAGATGGGGGTGCTGCattcagctgagtcatgttcctGTAACACGCCTGCagtcagtaaatcattaattACAGGCTTTATTCCTCATCAGGCGTTCTAGTACGATATGGCTTTTTTCCCTGTCTTTTAAACCCTGAGCGTT contains:
- the LOC114459135 gene encoding uncharacterized protein LOC114459135, with the translated sequence MDLLFLLLLVGSQEVLAGALSSPWYDYIGRCPGGFNLVMCIPQIPDILSDVTIPLEALANKGYTPWKHGKDYVNYEWYMQVRGADQSWSTHGWSEVLLHTSYTPITWPLTPSTRTVTAAYLSLRKTIVQKQKILLLTVNTTAVPPSCLLMGFGPDVQGTDPIFWVDICITPPATPIVVKPRMDIVLTPEVRQNIRVINAKPMPTEEPDSLLALLSEQNNHVHHRLRANSWYRMVELSARTVTNDSCYVCSHLPHAVKSPTLLSASLPVPDSKKVLECLQNKSATPCPPVLPVLKTLEPLGQAAKHLNTNDVPCGNYTHCYPLCVRFNGPPTNTKGLPSVDINHCATVRNVSTVVPMFARDGVWLKCGDKVYPSPPINMSAVCVPVAVTDGSFIVHMTMPSRSRREIITFTPHDAIWGSDVPPEHRYWSTSQKVVHALFPNIGVGKNSLMVETLQYRFHMLLNASLAVNNKMNARTAATAQMAIQNRMALDTILASTGGVCAMVGATCCTYIPNNSSESIEDALQTLRNLEGAMSADESNVHSSGWDWLFQGSWFQFLLRLGLPLLAVLLVVGLACCCIVPCVKKGIDNMIIGAMQVQASPEYQLHVMGLSPSAPLMD